In one Natronosalvus amylolyticus genomic region, the following are encoded:
- a CDS encoding acetyl-CoA carboxylase biotin carboxylase subunit, whose translation MFRKVLVANRGEIAVRVMRACEELNVGTVAVYSEADKHGGHVRYADEAYNIGPARAAESYLDHEAVIEAARKADADAIHPGYGFLAENAEFARKVEAAEGITWIGPSSDSMEALGEKTKARTIMNDADVPIVPGTTEPVTDPEEVYAFGDEHGYPIAIKAEGGGGGRGMKVVEDESEVESQLESAQREGEAYFGNDSVYLERYLENPRHIEVQIIADEHGNVRHLGERDCSLQRRHQKVIEEGPSPALSDELREQIGASARRGVAAADYVNAGTVEFLVEEEPGREGVLGPDANFYFLEVNTRIQVEHCVTEEITGIDIVKRQIRVADGEELDFEQDDVEIDGHAIEFRINAENAAKDFQPATGGTLTTYNPPGGVGVRLDDALRQGDELVTDYDSMIAKLIVWGEDRDECIERSLRALREYEIEGITTIVPFHRLMLTDETFVEGRHTTKYLDEEIDRSRFEQAQKQWGDDSESATEDEEVVEREFTVEVNGKRFDVNLEQRGGFVPAGGNNPSESASPPQPAGGSSEAEAEIQGDGERVDAEMQGTILSVEVGEGDEVAAGDVVVVLEAMKMENDIVASAGGTVAQVAVEEGQSVDMGDTLVVLE comes from the coding sequence ATGTTCAGGAAGGTTCTGGTGGCCAACCGTGGCGAGATCGCCGTCAGGGTAATGCGAGCGTGTGAGGAATTGAACGTCGGAACCGTCGCCGTCTACTCCGAAGCGGACAAACACGGCGGCCACGTCCGGTACGCCGACGAAGCATACAATATCGGGCCAGCACGCGCGGCCGAATCCTACCTCGACCACGAGGCCGTTATCGAGGCCGCGCGGAAAGCCGACGCCGACGCGATTCATCCTGGCTACGGCTTCCTCGCCGAGAACGCCGAGTTCGCGCGGAAAGTCGAGGCAGCCGAGGGCATCACCTGGATCGGGCCCTCGAGCGACTCGATGGAAGCCCTGGGCGAGAAGACGAAAGCCCGGACGATCATGAACGACGCCGATGTCCCAATCGTCCCCGGGACGACCGAACCCGTCACCGACCCCGAAGAGGTGTACGCGTTCGGTGACGAACACGGCTACCCCATCGCGATCAAAGCCGAAGGTGGCGGTGGCGGCCGCGGCATGAAAGTCGTCGAAGACGAGAGCGAGGTCGAATCCCAACTCGAGAGCGCCCAGCGAGAAGGCGAGGCCTACTTCGGGAACGACTCGGTGTATCTCGAGCGCTACCTCGAGAACCCACGCCACATCGAAGTCCAGATCATCGCCGACGAACACGGTAATGTACGCCATCTGGGAGAGCGTGACTGTTCACTCCAGCGCCGACACCAGAAAGTGATCGAGGAAGGCCCATCGCCGGCCCTCTCGGACGAACTCCGCGAACAGATCGGTGCGTCCGCCCGACGCGGTGTCGCCGCCGCCGACTACGTCAACGCCGGCACCGTCGAGTTCCTCGTCGAAGAGGAACCCGGCCGGGAGGGCGTTCTCGGTCCCGACGCGAACTTCTACTTCCTCGAGGTCAACACCCGCATTCAGGTCGAACACTGTGTAACCGAAGAGATTACCGGGATCGACATCGTCAAACGACAGATTCGGGTCGCCGATGGGGAGGAACTCGATTTCGAACAGGACGACGTCGAAATCGACGGCCACGCCATCGAGTTCCGCATCAACGCCGAAAACGCCGCCAAGGACTTCCAGCCGGCCACGGGCGGCACGCTGACGACGTACAACCCACCGGGCGGCGTGGGTGTCCGCCTCGACGATGCGCTCCGCCAGGGTGACGAACTCGTCACCGATTACGACTCGATGATCGCGAAACTCATCGTCTGGGGCGAAGACCGTGACGAGTGTATCGAACGCTCACTACGCGCCCTACGAGAGTACGAAATCGAGGGCATCACCACCATCGTCCCGTTCCACCGACTGATGCTCACCGACGAGACGTTCGTCGAGGGTCGCCACACCACCAAGTATCTCGACGAAGAAATCGACCGCAGCCGCTTCGAGCAGGCCCAGAAACAGTGGGGCGACGACAGCGAGAGCGCCACCGAAGACGAAGAAGTCGTCGAACGCGAGTTCACCGTCGAAGTAAACGGCAAACGCTTCGACGTCAACCTCGAGCAACGCGGCGGGTTCGTCCCGGCCGGCGGGAACAACCCCAGCGAAAGCGCAAGCCCGCCACAGCCGGCCGGTGGCTCGAGCGAGGCTGAAGCTGAGATTCAGGGCGATGGCGAACGTGTCGACGCCGAAATGCAAGGCACTATCCTGTCTGTCGAGGTCGGTGAAGGCGACGAAGTCGCCGCCGGCGACGTGGTCGTCGTCCTTGAGGCGATGAAGATGGAGAACGATATCGTCGCCTCGGCTGGCGGCACCGTCGCACAGGTCGCCGTCGAAGAAGGACAAAGCGTCGACATGGGCGATACGCTGGTCGTCCTCGAGTAA
- a CDS encoding DUF7529 family protein, whose product MSKRDDDSVGLRARTPAVKEAWKRTNQDMEAIAEERREDGWEVITMPSVHTSPVGREDGEDDYYGLVHVIPDNHADAFSEAFDPDTFTRWEAYRNDVDGFVFLVTELMDPESKTAILVAGQYNMQLSKGMVTTAIKTDDLYSHFKTINGTELGSVRYEEIDPFIPNVDGFIERFDIDQDA is encoded by the coding sequence ATGTCCAAACGCGATGACGATTCTGTCGGGCTTCGCGCCCGAACACCGGCAGTGAAAGAGGCCTGGAAGCGGACGAATCAGGACATGGAAGCCATTGCCGAGGAGCGTCGCGAAGACGGCTGGGAGGTCATCACGATGCCCTCGGTGCATACGTCACCGGTCGGTCGGGAAGACGGCGAGGACGATTATTACGGCCTCGTCCACGTAATCCCGGACAACCACGCTGATGCGTTCAGTGAGGCATTCGACCCGGATACGTTTACCCGATGGGAAGCGTATCGGAACGACGTCGATGGCTTCGTGTTTCTGGTGACCGAATTGATGGACCCCGAGTCGAAAACCGCGATTCTGGTTGCCGGCCAGTACAACATGCAACTCTCGAAGGGAATGGTTACGACGGCCATCAAAACGGATGACCTATACAGTCACTTCAAAACGATTAACGGCACCGAACTGGGCTCCGTTCGCTACGAAGAAATCGACCCGTTCATCCCGAACGTCGACGGGTTTATCGAGCGGTTCGATATCGACCAGGACGCCTGA
- a CDS encoding DUF7555 family protein, with amino-acid sequence MASYSSPRLARIRVAALVCADTLAYVTGVVLVSTFFVTAISLAVGGGFEGAKIGLFLLGFVLMAYATIRLWPSSPEELERTQSGTVGTEAGRAIGAEPDQTTFQRLVRTLPPFRWITPPPPMYTISPPGKLFWSSVGVLLTSYLLETVLGVGV; translated from the coding sequence ATGGCATCATATTCTTCGCCCCGGCTTGCCCGAATCCGTGTCGCAGCACTCGTTTGTGCGGATACGCTTGCGTACGTGACCGGTGTGGTATTGGTTTCGACGTTCTTCGTTACCGCCATTAGCCTGGCAGTTGGCGGCGGCTTCGAAGGGGCGAAAATCGGCCTATTCTTGCTCGGATTTGTGCTTATGGCCTATGCAACGATTCGGCTCTGGCCGTCTTCGCCGGAGGAACTCGAGCGAACACAGTCGGGAACGGTTGGCACGGAAGCGGGTAGGGCGATTGGGGCCGAACCGGACCAAACGACGTTCCAGCGTTTGGTGCGGACACTGCCACCGTTTCGCTGGATTACCCCACCACCGCCGATGTACACAATTTCACCTCCGGGCAAACTCTTTTGGAGCAGTGTCGGTGTCCTCTTGACCTCGTATTTGCTCGAAACCGTGTTGGGTGTCGGGGTCTGA
- a CDS encoding ABC transporter ATP-binding protein produces MSQRTLQSEEEVTDERDDVMVEVSDLRTYYDEGKLFGGNPVKAVDGVSFEIKRGETLGLVGESGCGKTTLGRTLVQLEEATGGEIHFDGTDITTLSGPELKAWRRDAQIVFQDPDSSLNDRMTVGEIVREPLDVHDWKTPRERQQRVRELLEKVGLQREHYYRYPHQFSGGQRQRIGIARTLTLEPEFIVLDEPVSALDVSVQAEVINLLEDLQDEFGLTYLFIAHDLSVVRHICDRVAVMYLGNIMEIGPTEELFTDPANPYTHALLSAIPEPDPTAHRERITLQGTPPNPRDPPSGCPFSTRCPARIRPDEYENLDDTLWTQLDLLREIVRERKRAERGISDRLKSLLGRESRFGSIDEIYDELFGDIEIPESIQPALEQVADDVRAKDEESALELLDEEFGSVCDTDIPAYHPVGDDGRVSLCHRHEPGHDTPRAVIDRRHR; encoded by the coding sequence ATGAGTCAACGAACGTTACAGTCCGAAGAAGAAGTGACGGACGAACGAGACGACGTGATGGTCGAGGTGTCTGACCTTCGCACCTATTACGACGAAGGAAAACTGTTTGGCGGAAACCCTGTCAAAGCAGTCGACGGCGTCTCGTTCGAAATTAAACGCGGCGAGACGCTCGGCCTCGTCGGCGAATCTGGCTGTGGGAAAACGACGCTCGGTCGTACCCTCGTGCAACTCGAGGAAGCGACGGGCGGCGAGATCCACTTCGATGGAACCGACATCACGACGCTGAGTGGCCCCGAACTCAAAGCCTGGCGTCGAGACGCACAGATCGTCTTCCAGGACCCGGACTCGAGTCTCAACGACCGGATGACGGTCGGTGAAATCGTCCGCGAACCGCTCGACGTTCACGACTGGAAGACGCCCAGAGAGCGTCAACAGCGGGTTCGCGAACTGCTCGAGAAAGTCGGTCTGCAACGGGAACACTACTACCGGTACCCACACCAGTTCTCCGGTGGACAGCGCCAGCGAATCGGCATCGCTCGGACGCTGACGCTGGAACCGGAGTTTATCGTCCTCGACGAGCCCGTGAGTGCACTGGACGTGTCGGTACAAGCCGAAGTAATCAATTTGCTCGAGGACCTGCAAGACGAGTTCGGCCTGACATACCTGTTCATCGCGCACGACCTCTCGGTTGTCCGGCACATCTGTGACCGGGTTGCGGTGATGTACCTCGGTAACATCATGGAGATCGGGCCGACGGAGGAGCTGTTTACCGATCCGGCCAATCCCTACACGCACGCATTGCTGTCGGCGATTCCGGAGCCGGACCCGACTGCGCACAGGGAGCGAATTACCTTGCAGGGAACGCCGCCGAACCCGCGAGATCCGCCAAGTGGCTGTCCGTTCAGCACCAGATGTCCGGCGCGAATCCGGCCGGATGAGTATGAGAACCTCGACGATACCCTCTGGACGCAACTTGACCTCCTTCGAGAGATCGTCCGGGAACGCAAACGGGCCGAACGGGGTATCAGCGACCGTCTCAAGTCGCTTCTCGGTCGAGAGAGTCGATTCGGTTCCATCGACGAGATTTACGACGAACTGTTCGGCGACATCGAAATCCCCGAGTCGATTCAACCGGCGCTCGAGCAGGTTGCAGATGACGTCCGGGCAAAGGACGAGGAAAGCGCCCTCGAGTTGCTCGACGAAGAGTTCGGCAGCGTCTGTGACACGGATATTCCGGCGTATCATCCGGTTGGCGACGACGGTCGAGTCAGCCTGTGTCACCGGCACGAACCCGGACACGACACCCCTCGAGCGGTTATCGACCGACGACATCGCTAA